Genomic DNA from Pistricoccus aurantiacus:
TCGATCATCCCACCAAGTTTCCTCACAAGAAGCGCTTCTATGCCCAGCTGGCGCGGCTGCTGGAAGAAGATCACCGTCCCCAGGAGCGGGTGGCGGTGATGGGGGATTTCAACATTTCTCCTCAGGATATCGATATCGGCATCGGCGAGCCCAACCGCAAGCGCTGGCTGCGGGAGGGCAAGACCAGCTTCCAGCCCATCGAGCGGGAATGGCTCGAGCGCATTCACGACTGGGGCATGAAGGACAGCTATCGTCTGTGCTATCCGGACAGGGACGACCGCTTCAGCTGGTTCGACTATCGCTCCAAGGGCTTCGATCGCGACCCGCGTCGCGGCCTGCGCATCGATCATATCCTGGTCAGCCCGGCGCTCGAGGACAACGTTACCGACGCAGGAATCGACTACGAGCTGCGTGCCATGCAAAAACCCTCGGATCACGCCCCGGTATGGACGGAGCTGTCTTTCGCCTAGCGTAGCTGGAATTCCAGCCGTTGAGTGACGATCCGCGGTCGCTCGGCGCGAGGAAACGCCCAATCCGCGATGGCGCGCCGCGCCGCTTGGTCGAAGACCCGCCGAGGCCTGGCGTCGACCACCTGAATGGAACCCGGCTCGACGCTGCCGTCGGGACGGATGGTGAAGCGCATCTCCACGAAGCCCTCGATACCGCGGCGCTGGGCGCGAGCCGGGTATTCCGGTGGCACCCGCTTGGTCGGCGTCGGGGTGGCGACCTCCATCGCTTCGCCCTGGGTATTCGCCGCGGGCGCTTGATCCCCTGGATTCGCGCTCGTATCCATGGACGGTGCCGGACTGCTTTCCCGCGCCCAAGGCCGCGGATCCGGCTTGGGTTCGGGTTGTGGCTCAGGCTGGGGCCGAGGGTCCGGCTCGATTTTCGTCTCGAGTGGCGGTGTTTCCCTAGGCGGTGTGTTCGGCACACTGACCGGACTGGGTGTCTCCGGCGCGGGCGGCGGTTTGGCAGCGACAAGTGTCGGTGGCTCCGGCATCGCTTTTGAGGCAGAAGCCGGAGTCGGCGATTCCTCCTGCTGCGCCGGCGCCTCCACCATGGCCAGGGTGACCTGCCGCGGGAGCTCCGGTGGCGCCTGAGGTGGTACCACCAATTGGGCGAGCAAGGCGAACAGCAGCAGGGTAAGCAGCAGACCGCCCAGAATGGCAACCCCTGCCCGCATCAGGATGCCTCCCGGTTGGCGGCCACGGCGATGTTAACCACGCCCGCCTGGCGGATGCGATCCATCACTTCAATCAACAGCCCGGTGCGGGAAGCCTTGTCCGCCTGGATCACCACGCCGCCATCGTCGCTGATCAGATTGGCCACTTCGCCACCCACTCGGTGAATATCCACCGGATCGCCATCCACCCAGACGGCGCCTTCCGGGGTAATGGCCACCAGTACCTGAGCGTCCGCCCGGGGCGTTGCCGCGCTGGACTGGGGCCGCTCGATCTCGACGC
This window encodes:
- the xthA gene encoding exodeoxyribonuclease III: MRLVSFNINGLRARPHQLEALVDAHRPAVIGLQETKVQDSEFPRDMIEALGYHVFYHGQKGHYGVALMTRDEPEAVFHGFPDDGEDAQRRMIGVRLALPDGKPLTVWNGYFPQGENVDHPTKFPHKKRFYAQLARLLEEDHRPQERVAVMGDFNISPQDIDIGIGEPNRKRWLREGKTSFQPIEREWLERIHDWGMKDSYRLCYPDRDDRFSWFDYRSKGFDRDPRRGLRIDHILVSPALEDNVTDAGIDYELRAMQKPSDHAPVWTELSFA
- a CDS encoding energy transducer TonB, which encodes MRAGVAILGGLLLTLLLFALLAQLVVPPQAPPELPRQVTLAMVEAPAQQEESPTPASASKAMPEPPTLVAAKPPPAPETPSPVSVPNTPPRETPPLETKIEPDPRPQPEPQPEPKPDPRPWARESSPAPSMDTSANPGDQAPAANTQGEAMEVATPTPTKRVPPEYPARAQRRGIEGFVEMRFTIRPDGSVEPGSIQVVDARPRRVFDQAARRAIADWAFPRAERPRIVTQRLEFQLR
- a CDS encoding ExbD/TolR family protein encodes the protein MRRRRLGASNEESGEVNLTPMLDVVFIMLIFFIVTTSFIKESGVEIERPQSSAATPRADAQVLVAITPEGAVWVDGDPVDIHRVGGEVANLISDDGGVVIQADKASRTGLLIEVMDRIRQAGVVNIAVAANREAS